A window of the Pseudomonas fluorescens genome harbors these coding sequences:
- a CDS encoding Hcp family type VI secretion system effector gives MATPAYMSVTGEKQGLITAGAFTADSVGNTYQEGHEDQVMVQAFTHDVIIPRDPQSGQPTGQRVHKPVVITKVYDKASPLLQAALTSGERMSEIVIQWYRTSAQGTQEHYYTTKLEDAIIVAINNKMHNCQDPGNAHFTHLEEVQFTYRKITWTHEVSGTSGSDDWRAPVV, from the coding sequence ATGGCAACACCAGCGTACATGTCGGTTACCGGCGAAAAACAAGGCCTGATCACTGCCGGCGCCTTCACTGCCGACTCCGTTGGCAACACCTACCAGGAAGGCCACGAAGACCAGGTTATGGTTCAGGCTTTCACCCACGACGTGATCATCCCGCGTGACCCGCAATCCGGTCAGCCAACCGGTCAGCGCGTGCACAAGCCAGTTGTGATCACCAAGGTCTACGACAAGGCTTCGCCACTGCTGCAAGCCGCTCTGACTTCCGGCGAGCGCATGAGCGAAATCGTTATCCAGTGGTACCGCACTTCGGCTCAAGGTACCCAAGAGCACTACTACACCACCAAACTGGAAGACGCGATCATCGTCGCCATCAACAACAAAATGCACAACTGCCAGGATCCAGGCAACGCGCACTTCACCCACCTGGAAGAAGTGCAGTTCACCTACCGCAAAATCACCTGGACCCACGAAGTATCCGGTACTTCGGGTTCCGATGACTGGCGTGCTCCAGTCGTTTAA
- a CDS encoding RHS repeat-associated core domain-containing protein encodes MSILMGEIVANLNAKQPDAQAIISDFKKCLKDYREHAEAWYGGILDAEQQFKVGDEVGTADKDSKKANTLYANCPANGKLKLVHSFESARFVPIGNTPVRLVPVENGKLYGKNEVGQPINVKIGPSGILEVTGLKPHQQYEITFFPTPTKAQIDSLFNSYQGVIGDLSGWLQTEWTTDFLPLWQAHTNASMGGRALQQLESAWKGFLKAIMGLWGDIKSLYDLVAHPRENYEKLKKFFTEEQIKKIYNASKEAIQTALLIASDEPLMWIYVAAIVAWVKMLPPQTCTEVLAELTTEVLLNILIGIVLTGGIGLAVRIGTKGLNAARNSGKVMKLIEDFTSMLMKISKKNATAHADTAKPLMLNGNSPLNQARKASVEIAPPKPAETATPPKKKPPVSGGAVETDAQIHARGKKENSTRAQQQEKVDNAPDQSKNPADQPAQCADKTCTNGEPVSMVTGEELLTLTDGVLGGLLPIEWTRLYRSSAVEIDGRLGHGWSHSLSHRLQINDEGVLWTDNENRQTRFPMPTEQRPAITNSLAQAAIYLGSAPGELILTQAGAKPRFYHFRADRLTTVSDSYGNQVHISYDLVGRIQRIDNGAGRALLLRYDDRHIVAVDQQQQRSEYDERGERQDPWLTIQTLVTYRYNARNQLVSASNAAGETEHYRYNDQHVILERQLAGGASFFWEWEREGKLSRCVRHWANYSQLEARYEWDDKGTVTVHNSDGSEQVYVHDENARLISETAADGAETQKAYDDEGRLVAVKDPMGAITEYQYSDAGRLMAVIPPEEEPTFYNYFDGQLIEVKRGKARWQYDRNQQGDITQQIDPQGNETRYSYDRQGRLLEIHHPDGSRHQLGWNNLGQLLEERLPDGGQRKYRYDALGRQITRQDEFGAITHYQWDAVDRLTQVTLPGGATRAFTYNPYGRVTAERDELGRITRYEYADNLHLVSRRINSDGSQLRYCYDNAGLLLTEIENERGEHYKLDYYANGLIQQETGFDGRRTAYEYDLNGQLLKKTEFGDDGSELITEYQRDAAGRLLVKTLADGEEIHYSYDALGRLVNVDDGHWPLAYEYDVQDRLITEHQGWGTTRYEYDSVGQLSHCRLPDGSTLDYRHLSGGRLSSIDLNGSRLTSHQFSAGREQQRQQGLLLSQYQYDEQGRLQAHSVSQREKNLFQRRYNYDANGNLAGIDDSRKGNRSFHYDPLDRLISVRGATPETFAHDPAGNLLGQNNEGTANLANVKGNRLLMQGDRHYDYDAYGNLIRERRGTGQKLVTEYRYDCQHRLIGVSLPGGSTASYKYDAFGRRIEKTVDGHTTEFLWQGERLIAESGDNRYRTYIYEPGSFRPLAMLDGEGPRKATPFYYQLDHLGTPQELTDYSGEIMWSAKYRAYGNLAALDVSEIDNPLRFQGQYFDAETGLHYNRHRYYNPGTGRFLTPDPIKLAGGLNNYQYVTNPTGWIDPLGQTECPGGNEGGSGSPKKPEDVPKVKDGTPTPPIADRKFKPGEDVRHFEKHGEEIGQTLGHDNYTLEQYVADANSVIRNGTFTPELNAYVAIPGGVGSAKGLLVGVDRATGEITTMHLKPISFFENKAPSLGWKAQPKSVKTDTIGANPQIGWKYPYGLKTEK; translated from the coding sequence ATGAGCATTTTGATGGGTGAGATTGTTGCCAATCTCAATGCAAAACAGCCTGATGCTCAGGCCATCATCAGCGACTTCAAGAAGTGCCTGAAGGATTATCGCGAGCATGCCGAAGCCTGGTACGGTGGCATTCTGGATGCAGAGCAGCAGTTCAAGGTCGGTGACGAAGTCGGCACCGCAGACAAGGACAGTAAAAAGGCCAATACCCTTTATGCCAACTGCCCTGCCAACGGCAAACTGAAGCTGGTCCACAGTTTCGAATCTGCGCGTTTTGTCCCTATCGGCAATACGCCGGTGCGACTGGTGCCGGTGGAAAATGGCAAGCTCTACGGAAAGAACGAAGTCGGTCAACCGATCAACGTCAAAATCGGGCCAAGCGGGATTCTGGAGGTCACAGGCCTCAAACCGCACCAACAATACGAAATCACTTTCTTCCCCACCCCCACCAAAGCTCAGATCGACAGCCTGTTCAATTCCTATCAAGGCGTGATCGGGGATTTGAGCGGCTGGCTGCAAACCGAGTGGACCACCGATTTTCTGCCGCTCTGGCAAGCGCACACCAATGCATCCATGGGTGGACGGGCATTGCAACAGCTGGAGTCGGCCTGGAAAGGATTCCTCAAGGCAATCATGGGGCTGTGGGGGGACATCAAGAGCCTCTACGACCTGGTTGCGCATCCTCGGGAAAACTACGAGAAGCTCAAAAAATTCTTCACCGAAGAACAGATAAAGAAGATCTATAACGCTTCGAAAGAAGCCATCCAAACAGCACTGTTGATCGCCAGTGACGAGCCACTTATGTGGATCTACGTTGCGGCGATCGTCGCGTGGGTCAAGATGCTGCCTCCGCAGACCTGCACTGAGGTCTTGGCGGAACTGACCACGGAAGTGCTGCTGAACATTCTGATCGGTATCGTCTTGACGGGCGGGATCGGTCTGGCCGTCCGTATCGGCACCAAAGGCCTGAATGCCGCAAGAAACAGCGGCAAGGTCATGAAGCTGATCGAAGACTTCACCTCGATGCTGATGAAAATCAGCAAAAAGAATGCGACAGCACACGCCGATACGGCGAAACCGTTGATGCTCAACGGCAACTCCCCACTGAATCAGGCGCGAAAGGCAAGCGTAGAAATTGCGCCTCCAAAACCCGCAGAGACCGCCACACCACCAAAGAAAAAACCACCCGTTTCCGGAGGTGCTGTAGAGACGGATGCGCAGATTCATGCACGCGGCAAGAAGGAAAACAGCACCCGCGCTCAACAACAGGAAAAAGTAGACAACGCGCCCGACCAGTCCAAAAACCCGGCGGACCAACCTGCTCAGTGCGCCGATAAGACCTGCACCAACGGTGAGCCGGTATCGATGGTTACCGGCGAGGAATTGCTGACACTCACTGACGGTGTATTGGGTGGTCTGCTGCCGATTGAATGGACGCGCCTCTACCGCAGTAGCGCGGTTGAAATCGATGGACGTCTCGGCCATGGCTGGAGCCATTCCCTGTCCCATCGCCTGCAAATCAACGATGAAGGCGTGTTGTGGACTGACAACGAAAACCGTCAGACCCGCTTCCCGATGCCGACCGAACAACGGCCAGCCATCACCAATAGTCTGGCTCAGGCGGCGATTTATCTGGGCAGCGCGCCGGGTGAACTGATCCTCACCCAAGCAGGAGCAAAACCACGCTTTTATCATTTCCGAGCAGACCGCCTGACGACGGTCAGTGACTCTTACGGAAATCAGGTGCATATCAGCTATGACCTGGTGGGGCGGATCCAGCGCATCGATAACGGTGCTGGCCGCGCGTTGTTGTTGCGCTACGACGATCGCCATATCGTTGCCGTTGATCAGCAACAGCAGCGTTCCGAGTATGACGAGCGCGGTGAGCGCCAGGATCCATGGCTGACCATTCAGACCCTTGTCACCTACCGCTACAACGCTCGCAATCAATTGGTCTCTGCATCCAACGCCGCAGGCGAAACCGAGCATTACCGCTATAACGATCAGCACGTCATTCTTGAGCGGCAACTGGCCGGTGGCGCCAGTTTCTTCTGGGAATGGGAACGTGAAGGCAAGCTCTCCCGCTGCGTACGTCATTGGGCCAACTATTCGCAACTGGAAGCTCGCTACGAGTGGGATGACAAAGGCACGGTAACGGTTCACAACTCCGATGGGAGCGAACAGGTTTATGTGCATGACGAAAATGCACGCCTGATCAGTGAAACCGCTGCCGATGGTGCTGAAACGCAAAAAGCCTATGACGATGAGGGACGTCTGGTAGCTGTAAAAGATCCAATGGGAGCCATCACCGAGTATCAATACAGCGATGCCGGGCGATTGATGGCTGTCATCCCGCCGGAAGAAGAACCGACCTTCTACAACTACTTCGATGGGCAACTGATTGAAGTCAAACGTGGCAAGGCCCGTTGGCAGTACGACCGAAATCAACAAGGCGACATCACCCAGCAAATCGACCCGCAGGGCAACGAAACCCGCTACAGCTACGACCGCCAGGGCCGGCTGCTGGAAATTCATCACCCTGATGGCAGTCGCCATCAACTGGGCTGGAACAATCTCGGTCAATTGCTGGAGGAACGTCTTCCGGACGGTGGTCAGCGCAAGTATCGCTACGATGCACTTGGACGGCAGATCACCCGCCAGGACGAATTCGGCGCCATCACCCATTACCAATGGGACGCCGTCGACCGCCTGACTCAGGTCACCCTCCCCGGCGGCGCCACCCGTGCTTTCACCTACAACCCGTACGGACGCGTCACCGCCGAACGCGATGAGCTCGGCCGTATCACCCGCTACGAATACGCCGACAACCTGCATCTGGTCAGCCGCCGCATCAATTCCGACGGCAGCCAATTGCGCTATTGCTACGACAACGCAGGATTGCTGCTCACTGAAATTGAAAACGAACGCGGCGAGCACTACAAGCTCGACTACTACGCCAACGGCCTGATCCAGCAGGAAACCGGTTTCGACGGCCGCCGCACCGCGTACGAATACGACCTCAACGGCCAGTTGCTGAAGAAAACCGAATTCGGCGACGACGGCAGCGAACTGATCACCGAATATCAGCGTGATGCTGCCGGGCGACTGCTGGTGAAGACCCTCGCCGATGGCGAAGAAATTCACTACAGCTACGATGCCCTGGGCCGTTTGGTGAATGTCGACGACGGTCACTGGCCGCTGGCCTACGAATACGACGTGCAGGATCGCCTGATCACCGAGCATCAGGGCTGGGGCACCACCCGCTACGAATACGACAGCGTCGGGCAACTGAGTCACTGCCGCCTCCCCGATGGCAGCACACTCGACTACCGTCATTTGTCGGGCGGACGCCTGAGCAGCATCGACCTCAACGGCTCACGCCTGACCAGCCACCAATTCAGCGCCGGTCGCGAACAGCAACGCCAACAAGGACTGCTGCTCAGCCAATACCAGTACGACGAACAAGGTCGCCTGCAAGCGCACAGCGTTAGCCAGCGCGAGAAAAACCTGTTCCAGCGTCGCTATAACTACGACGCCAACGGCAACCTCGCCGGCATCGACGACAGCCGCAAGGGCAACCGCAGCTTCCACTACGACCCGCTCGATCGCTTGATCAGCGTACGTGGCGCGACACCGGAAACCTTTGCTCATGATCCGGCCGGTAACCTGCTCGGCCAGAACAACGAAGGCACAGCCAACCTCGCCAACGTCAAAGGCAACCGTCTGCTGATGCAGGGCGACCGCCACTACGACTACGACGCCTATGGCAACCTGATCCGCGAACGCCGTGGCACCGGACAGAAACTCGTCACCGAATATCGCTACGACTGCCAGCATCGACTGATCGGTGTCAGCCTGCCGGGCGGCAGCACTGCATCCTATAAGTACGACGCCTTCGGTCGCCGCATCGAGAAAACTGTCGATGGCCATACCACCGAATTCCTGTGGCAAGGCGAACGCCTGATCGCCGAAAGTGGCGACAACCGTTATCGCACCTATATCTACGAGCCCGGCAGCTTCCGCCCGCTGGCGATGCTCGACGGCGAAGGCCCGCGCAAGGCGACGCCGTTCTACTACCAGCTCGATCACCTGGGCACACCGCAGGAACTCACCGACTACAGCGGTGAAATCATGTGGTCCGCGAAGTACCGCGCCTACGGTAACCTCGCAGCGCTGGACGTCAGTGAAATCGACAATCCTCTGCGGTTCCAAGGTCAGTATTTCGATGCGGAGACAGGGTTACATTACAACCGGCACCGCTACTACAATCCGGGGACTGGGCGGTTTCTGACTCCGGATCCGATCAAGCTTGCGGGTGGGTTGAATAACTACCAGTACGTGACTAACCCTACTGGCTGGATAGACCCGCTCGGGCAAACTGAGTGCCCAGGAGGAAACGAAGGTGGGTCTGGATCACCAAAGAAACCAGAGGATGTACCGAAGGT
- the hglS gene encoding 2-oxoadipate dioxygenase/decarboxylase HglS → MTVQPFVSPDLIRQRFSKAMSDMYREEVPLYGALMELVEQTNRDVLAREPQIASQLHNTGEIERLDMERHGAIRVGTAAELATLARLFAVMGMQPVGYYDLTPAGVPVHSTAFRAVHEDALQVSPFRVFTSLLRLELIEDPELRAFAASVLDKRSIFTPLAIKLIEQAESAGGLNEAEAGEFVLQALETFRWHHSATVTAAQYQTLSAQHRLIADVVAFKGPHINHLTPRTLDIDIVQAQMPLHGITPKAVIEGPPRRQHPILLRQTSFKALDEPIAFTDQTQTRGSHSARFGEIEQRGAALTPKGRALYDRLLNAARDELGDFPNEANASRYNALMAQHFSEFPDSLEGMREQELAYFRYFLTDKGLAASRPADVSLQALLRDGYVKAEPLVYEDFLPVSAAGIFQSNLGDAAQTHYGEHSNRQAFEQALGRSTIDELRLYAETQQRSIEDCLAVLTR, encoded by the coding sequence ATGACCGTGCAGCCTTTCGTCAGCCCCGACCTGATCCGCCAACGCTTCTCCAAAGCGATGTCCGACATGTACCGCGAAGAAGTGCCGCTGTACGGCGCGTTGATGGAACTGGTGGAACAGACCAACCGCGACGTGCTGGCACGCGAACCGCAAATCGCCAGCCAATTGCACAACACTGGGGAAATCGAACGGCTGGACATGGAGCGCCACGGCGCAATCCGCGTCGGCACCGCCGCTGAACTGGCCACCCTCGCCCGCCTGTTTGCGGTGATGGGCATGCAGCCGGTGGGCTATTACGACCTGACACCTGCAGGGGTGCCGGTGCATTCCACGGCATTTCGCGCGGTGCATGAAGATGCGCTGCAGGTCAGCCCGTTCCGGGTGTTCACTTCATTGCTGCGACTGGAATTGATTGAAGACCCTGAACTGCGAGCCTTTGCTGCATCGGTGCTGGATAAGCGTTCGATCTTTACGCCATTGGCGATAAAGCTGATCGAACAGGCCGAGTCCGCTGGCGGCCTGAATGAAGCCGAGGCCGGGGAATTTGTCCTGCAAGCGCTGGAGACATTTCGCTGGCACCACAGCGCCACCGTCACCGCCGCGCAATACCAGACCCTCAGCGCCCAGCATCGTCTGATCGCCGATGTCGTGGCTTTCAAGGGCCCGCACATCAACCACCTGACCCCGCGCACGCTGGACATCGACATCGTCCAGGCGCAGATGCCGCTGCATGGCATCACACCCAAGGCGGTGATCGAAGGCCCGCCGCGCCGGCAGCATCCGATCCTGTTGCGTCAGACCAGCTTCAAGGCGCTGGACGAGCCGATCGCCTTCACCGACCAGACGCAAACCCGCGGCAGCCACAGCGCCCGCTTCGGTGAAATCGAACAACGTGGCGCGGCGCTGACTCCCAAGGGCCGTGCGTTGTACGACCGTCTGCTGAATGCGGCGCGCGATGAACTGGGTGATTTCCCCAACGAAGCCAACGCCTCACGCTATAACGCGCTGATGGCCCAGCATTTCAGCGAATTCCCTGACAGCCTCGAGGGCATGCGCGAGCAGGAACTGGCGTACTTCCGTTATTTCCTGACAGACAAAGGGCTGGCGGCGAGTCGTCCTGCTGATGTTTCCCTGCAAGCCTTGTTGCGCGACGGCTATGTGAAAGCCGAACCGCTGGTGTACGAAGATTTCCTGCCGGTGAGTGCGGCGGGGATTTTTCAGTCGAACCTGGGGGACGCGGCGCAGACGCACTATGGCGAGCATTCCAACCGACAGGCATTCGAGCAGGCGCTGGGGCGTTCGACCATTGATGAATTGAGGTTGTACGCCGAGACGCAGCAACGCTCGATTGAAGACTGCCTTGCGGTGTTGACTCGATAA
- a CDS encoding DUF4123 domain-containing protein, with translation MASEKITPQAWLSAHPLKANERLYLIVSAASDAEALKALYQSEPSVQAIPVWGGTPYSTWQPVMPYVAELKANSAFLPWITETDALDWGWLAVSRSEPNEVFEHLRSLTQVKMPDGTEVFFRFWDGRHIYPILEGLGETAGEVLPVFERYLINGRSLEVGPRVVPKVKEWPWWEVPKDLLDSLMAENPSTVIGNMMQWLQEEHADLYFSFPESNLQKKVARFVKRTPLTEENFTGLLKAHLESEVAV, from the coding sequence GTGGCATCTGAAAAAATCACTCCCCAGGCCTGGCTCTCCGCGCACCCGCTCAAGGCGAACGAACGCCTGTACCTGATCGTCAGCGCCGCGAGCGATGCCGAAGCCCTCAAAGCCTTGTATCAGAGCGAACCGTCCGTCCAGGCCATTCCCGTCTGGGGCGGAACGCCCTACTCCACCTGGCAACCGGTGATGCCTTACGTCGCCGAACTCAAGGCCAACTCGGCCTTCCTGCCCTGGATCACCGAAACCGACGCCCTCGACTGGGGCTGGCTGGCGGTCTCCCGCTCGGAGCCCAACGAAGTCTTCGAACACCTGCGCAGCCTGACCCAGGTGAAGATGCCGGACGGGACCGAGGTGTTTTTCCGGTTCTGGGATGGGCGGCATATCTATCCGATTCTTGAAGGGTTGGGTGAGACGGCTGGGGAGGTGCTGCCGGTGTTTGAGCGGTATCTGATTAATGGGCGAAGTCTGGAAGTCGGGCCGAGGGTGGTGCCGAAGGTGAAGGAGTGGCCGTGGTGGGAGGTGCCGAAAGACCTGTTGGACAGCTTGATGGCCGAAAACCCGTCGACCGTAATCGGCAACATGATGCAGTGGCTGCAGGAAGAGCATGCCGACCTGTACTTTTCGTTCCCGGAATCGAATCTGCAAAAGAAAGTGGCGCGCTTCGTAAAACGCACGCCACTCACGGAAGAAAATTTTACCGGCCTACTGAAGGCCCATCTGGAAAGTGAGGTGGCTGTATGA
- a CDS encoding alpha/beta fold hydrolase yields the protein MLLLFVALAVFVAWSWLSYPAVGHWLYDLSAALEAKLYRLHKIEVPIAEMTVSTWQGGPYEASSSILMLHGYSAEKNLWLRFARHFVGQYRVIIPDLAGHGETGFKAGGGYDIPVQAKRMIQLLDVCGVEKVHVIGNSMGGYIAAWLAATYPDRIASVALIDPAGVTAPEASDMERHLARGHNPFLINSREEFRRFYAMTMASPPWVPGLVLDAIAQRYEQCRDELEEIFRDFRASPPMEPKLPDIKCPALLLWGRKDRLIDVSSVPVWSKGISNLRVDVWDGVGHMPMVEQPSNTARLYREFLGEHSRQDR from the coding sequence ATGCTTTTGCTGTTTGTCGCCCTCGCGGTTTTCGTGGCCTGGAGCTGGTTGAGTTACCCGGCGGTCGGCCACTGGCTCTACGATCTGAGTGCGGCCCTGGAGGCCAAGCTGTACCGGCTGCACAAGATTGAAGTGCCGATTGCCGAAATGACCGTGTCGACCTGGCAAGGCGGGCCTTATGAAGCGTCGAGCAGCATTCTGATGCTGCACGGTTACAGCGCCGAAAAGAATCTGTGGCTGCGCTTCGCCCGGCATTTTGTCGGCCAGTACCGGGTGATCATCCCGGACCTGGCCGGCCACGGCGAAACCGGCTTCAAGGCCGGCGGTGGCTACGACATTCCGGTGCAAGCCAAGCGCATGATCCAGTTGCTCGACGTCTGCGGCGTCGAGAAAGTCCACGTGATCGGCAACTCGATGGGCGGCTACATCGCCGCGTGGCTGGCGGCGACCTACCCTGACCGCATCGCTTCGGTGGCGCTGATCGACCCGGCCGGCGTTACTGCGCCCGAGGCCAGCGACATGGAGCGTCACCTGGCCCGTGGGCACAATCCGTTCCTGATCAATTCCCGGGAAGAATTCCGACGTTTCTACGCCATGACCATGGCCTCGCCACCGTGGGTGCCCGGTCTGGTGCTCGATGCGATCGCCCAGCGCTACGAACAATGCCGCGACGAACTGGAAGAGATCTTCCGCGACTTTCGCGCCAGCCCGCCGATGGAGCCGAAACTGCCGGACATCAAATGCCCGGCGCTGTTGCTCTGGGGCCGCAAGGACCGGTTGATCGACGTCAGCAGCGTGCCGGTGTGGAGCAAAGGCATCAGCAATTTGCGGGTCGATGTCTGGGATGGCGTCGGCCATATGCCGATGGTCGAACAGCCGTCGAACACGGCACGTCTGTACCGGGAGTTTCTGGGGGAACATTCGCGTCAGGACAGGTAA
- the tssI gene encoding type VI secretion system tip protein TssI/VgrG: MFAPANETHFALTIEGLSADFQVFTLTGREAVSQPFVFEVELVSEQPSLDLETLLHKPAFLQLSPDGSGIHGLIYRAAQGDSGKRLTRYSVTLRPQLAYLAHRVNQRIFQNLSVPKIIGKVLEEHGIQGNAYEFQTGSIYPDRIYCVQYDESDLHFIQRLCEEEGIHYHFQHSATAHKLVFGDDQTVFKKLAPVAYQQDSGMVASDPVIKRFDLRLETRTSRTTRRDYDFEKPRITLESENRGDALPDLEDYDYPGRFVDRERGKHLAKRALERHRSDFQLAEGKSDQPLLVSGHFLALKEHPKAKWNDLWLLTEVHHEGKQPQVLEESVTSDTTALKDDFHQGYRNRFQATPWDVPNRPPLRHPKPRILGSQSAVVTGPKGEEIHCDEYGRVKVQFHWDREGQADDKTSCWLRVSSAWAGAQYGGIAIPRIGMEVLVTFLEGDPDQPLISGCLYHKENTVPYALPANKTRTTFKTLSSMGGGGFNELRIEDKKGQEQIFLHAQRDWDENIEHDQKIRVGNERHDVVEKNSYTEFKAEEHHTVYADRKVETRANDHLTVGVNQHIKIGTGQFIDAGQEIHLSSGMKVVLEAGAELTLVGGGSFIKIDGGGVTMSGPAININSGGGPGSGTGAAPLMPGVLKQADADKAGAVLTPAQINTLKRNAPFCEECEKCKAGACAI; this comes from the coding sequence ATGTTCGCGCCGGCCAATGAAACCCACTTTGCCCTGACCATCGAAGGTCTTTCCGCCGATTTCCAGGTGTTTACCCTCACCGGTCGGGAAGCCGTCAGCCAGCCTTTTGTGTTCGAGGTGGAGCTGGTCAGTGAGCAGCCGTCGCTGGACCTCGAAACCCTGCTGCACAAACCGGCCTTCCTGCAGCTGTCGCCCGACGGCAGCGGCATCCACGGCCTGATCTACCGCGCCGCGCAAGGCGATTCCGGCAAGCGCCTGACGCGCTATTCCGTGACCCTGCGCCCGCAACTGGCGTACCTGGCGCACCGGGTCAACCAGCGGATCTTCCAGAACCTCAGCGTGCCGAAAATCATCGGCAAGGTCCTCGAAGAACACGGCATCCAGGGCAACGCCTATGAATTCCAGACCGGTTCGATCTACCCCGATCGCATCTACTGCGTGCAGTACGACGAATCGGACCTGCATTTCATCCAGCGCCTGTGCGAAGAGGAAGGCATTCACTACCACTTCCAGCACAGCGCCACGGCGCACAAACTGGTGTTCGGCGATGACCAGACGGTGTTTAAGAAACTGGCGCCGGTGGCCTATCAGCAGGACTCCGGCATGGTCGCCAGCGACCCGGTGATCAAGCGCTTCGACCTGCGCCTGGAAACCCGCACCAGCCGCACCACCCGCCGCGACTACGACTTCGAAAAACCGCGGATCACCCTCGAAAGCGAAAACCGCGGCGACGCCCTGCCCGACCTTGAGGACTACGACTACCCGGGCCGTTTCGTCGACCGCGAACGCGGCAAACACCTGGCCAAACGCGCCCTCGAACGCCATCGCAGCGACTTCCAGCTCGCCGAAGGCAAGAGTGATCAGCCGTTGCTGGTCAGCGGCCATTTCCTCGCGCTGAAAGAACACCCGAAAGCCAAGTGGAACGACCTCTGGCTGCTCACCGAAGTCCACCACGAAGGCAAGCAGCCGCAAGTGCTGGAAGAGTCGGTCACCAGCGACACCACCGCGCTGAAAGACGATTTCCACCAGGGCTACCGCAACCGCTTCCAGGCCACCCCGTGGGACGTGCCGAACCGCCCGCCCCTGCGTCACCCGAAACCGCGCATCCTCGGCAGCCAGAGCGCCGTGGTCACCGGGCCGAAAGGCGAAGAAATCCACTGCGACGAATACGGCCGCGTGAAAGTGCAGTTCCACTGGGATCGTGAAGGTCAGGCCGACGACAAAACCAGCTGCTGGCTGCGCGTGTCTTCCGCCTGGGCCGGCGCCCAGTACGGCGGCATCGCCATCCCGCGCATCGGCATGGAAGTGCTGGTGACCTTCCTCGAAGGCGACCCCGACCAGCCGCTGATCAGCGGCTGCCTGTACCACAAGGAAAACACCGTCCCCTACGCCCTGCCGGCGAACAAGACCCGCACCACCTTCAAGACCCTGAGCTCGATGGGCGGTGGCGGCTTCAACGAACTGCGCATCGAAGACAAGAAAGGCCAGGAACAGATCTTCCTGCACGCCCAGCGCGACTGGGACGAGAACATCGAACACGACCAGAAAATCCGCGTCGGCAACGAACGCCACGACGTCGTGGAAAAGAACAGCTACACGGAATTCAAGGCCGAAGAACACCACACCGTCTACGCAGACCGCAAAGTCGAAACGAGGGCCAACGATCACCTGACCGTGGGCGTGAACCAGCACATCAAGATCGGCACCGGACAGTTCATCGACGCGGGGCAGGAAATTCACCTGAGCAGTGGCATGAAAGTGGTGCTGGAGGCCGGGGCCGAACTGACGCTGGTCGGCGGCGGCAGCTTCATCAAGATCGATGGCGGCGGCGTGACCATGAGCGGGCCGGCGATCAACATCAACTCGGGGGGTGGGCCGGGGAGTGGCACGGGTGCTGCGCCGTTGATGCCGGGTGTGCTGAAGCAGGCGGATGCCGACAAGGCGGGTGCTGTGTTGACGCCGGCGCAGATCAACACGCTCAAGCGTAATGCGCCGTTTTGTGAAGAGTGTGAGAAGTGTAAGGCGGGTGCATGCGCGATCTGA